The Opitutales bacterium ASA1 genome window below encodes:
- the hflC gene encoding protease modulator HflC — protein sequence MNRSGAALVSLVLLVVGAVVVLRASMFTIDEAEQAIVVQLGKPVGDPITEPGLHFKMPFVQDVRRFDKRLISWDGDPNQIPTRGEQFISVDTTARWRIVDPLVFLQRVQNIEGATLRLNDILDSVVRDHISATDLVEIVRSKDWKVDVKDLERAQVAGQEDEKILLQSVQTGREELVRSILEQAQKAMPEYGIELVDIRIKRVDYVEAVQQRVFERMVAERQRIAEQFRAEGQGRAAEIDGDTQKQLAEINSEARRQAEVIRGKADADATRIYSEAFGADPEFYAFLRTLESYGRALGPDTTFMLGSGSDYFRYLRDISPPAK from the coding sequence ATGAACCGCTCTGGAGCCGCTCTCGTCTCCCTCGTGCTGCTCGTCGTCGGAGCAGTCGTCGTTTTGCGTGCGTCGATGTTCACGATCGACGAAGCCGAGCAGGCGATCGTCGTCCAGCTCGGCAAACCCGTCGGCGACCCGATCACCGAGCCGGGTCTCCATTTCAAGATGCCGTTCGTGCAAGACGTCCGCCGTTTCGACAAACGGCTCATCTCGTGGGACGGCGATCCGAACCAGATCCCGACGCGCGGCGAGCAATTCATCTCGGTCGACACGACTGCGCGTTGGCGGATCGTCGATCCGCTCGTGTTTCTCCAACGCGTGCAGAACATCGAGGGTGCGACCCTGCGCCTCAACGACATCCTCGACTCCGTGGTGCGCGACCACATCTCCGCCACGGACCTCGTCGAAATCGTGCGTTCGAAGGATTGGAAGGTGGACGTGAAGGATCTCGAGCGCGCGCAAGTCGCAGGCCAGGAAGACGAGAAGATCCTTCTGCAATCCGTCCAAACCGGACGCGAGGAGCTGGTCCGCTCGATTCTCGAACAAGCGCAGAAAGCCATGCCCGAGTACGGTATCGAACTGGTCGACATCCGCATCAAGCGTGTCGACTACGTCGAAGCCGTGCAGCAGCGCGTTTTCGAGCGCATGGTCGCGGAGCGCCAACGGATCGCCGAGCAGTTCCGGGCCGAGGGTCAAGGGCGCGCCGCCGAGATCGACGGCGACACGCAGAAGCAGTTGGCCGAGATCAATTCCGAAGCACGCCGGCAGGCGGAAGTCATCCGAGGCAAGGCCGACGCCGACGCCACACGCATCTACAGCGAAGCCTTCGGTGCCGATCCGGAATTCTACGCATTCCTGCGGACGCTCGAGAGTTATGGGCGAGCGCTGGGACCCGACACCACCTTCATGCTTGGTTCCGGTTCGGACTACTTCCGCTACCTGCGCGACATCTCCC
- the hflK_2 gene encoding FtsH protease activity modulator HflK — translation MDGMPDLRQLKPLLKQFWLLGIIGVIAAAAFSSYYTVQPEEQAVVKRFGRVIAIKEPGPHFKLPFGIDTARAVPTARVLKEEFGFRSASPGNQRTQYRKDATTRGESLMLTGDLKVIDVEWVVQYRIVDPGKYLHRAVDPQGTLRDTGEAVMRRIVGNSLGSDVLTEKRVQVAMAAKAELQDILDSFDLGVRINTIELQDVTPPEPVKPAFNEVNQAEQERERLINEAEKRRNQVIPRAEGQARQIIAEAQGYAAERINAARGEAERFTAILNEYKNSPEVTRRRMYLEMIDTVLPKAGHIYVMEEGGNAALPLLNLGGGAALPQQEVRR, via the coding sequence ATGGACGGCATGCCCGACCTGCGGCAGCTCAAGCCGCTGCTCAAGCAGTTTTGGCTGCTGGGGATCATCGGCGTGATCGCCGCTGCGGCCTTCTCGAGCTACTACACGGTCCAACCCGAAGAGCAGGCCGTGGTGAAGCGCTTTGGACGCGTCATCGCGATCAAGGAACCGGGGCCGCACTTCAAGCTCCCGTTCGGTATCGATACGGCGCGAGCGGTGCCGACGGCACGTGTCTTGAAGGAGGAGTTCGGGTTCCGCTCCGCCTCTCCCGGGAACCAGCGCACTCAATACCGCAAAGACGCCACGACCCGCGGCGAGTCGCTCATGCTGACCGGAGACCTCAAGGTGATCGACGTCGAGTGGGTGGTGCAGTACCGGATCGTCGATCCCGGGAAATACCTCCACCGCGCGGTGGATCCGCAGGGCACGTTGCGCGACACGGGCGAAGCCGTCATGCGCCGCATCGTCGGCAACAGTCTCGGCAGCGACGTGCTGACCGAAAAGCGCGTTCAGGTCGCTATGGCCGCAAAAGCCGAACTGCAGGACATCCTCGACAGCTTCGATCTGGGCGTACGCATCAACACGATCGAATTGCAGGACGTCACCCCGCCCGAGCCGGTGAAGCCGGCCTTCAACGAGGTCAACCAAGCCGAGCAGGAGCGCGAACGCCTCATCAACGAGGCCGAAAAACGCCGCAACCAAGTGATCCCGCGCGCCGAGGGCCAAGCACGCCAAATCATCGCGGAAGCCCAAGGCTACGCCGCCGAGCGCATCAATGCGGCTCGTGGCGAGGCGGAGCGCTTCACCGCCATTCTGAACGAATACAAGAATTCTCCCGAAGTGACCCGCAGACGCATGTACTTGGAAATGATCGACACCGTCCTGCCCAAGGCCGGACACATTTACGTAATGGAGGAAGGTGGAAACGCTGCCCTGCCGTTGCTCAACCTCGGTGGTGGCGCTGCACTGCCGCAGCAGGAGGTGCGTCGATGA